One stretch of Roseimicrobium sp. ORNL1 DNA includes these proteins:
- a CDS encoding AraC family transcriptional regulator, with amino-acid sequence MRTTATGLLGSLSTKGSLVVDARLVEQIADFMHDTAFFIKDASGRYLVVNQSLVERHGLEHKSQMLGRRPCDVCPGEYGRIPTEQDAHVLRTGRPITERLELFWRRPNVPVWGLTTKLPIRDGRGRVTGLIGISKDLTALVSPEEVPRAVAQALRHLESTFDQPVSPSTLAKRAGMSAGRFARIIKRIHGVSPMQLITKTRITAGSRLLLETDSSIAEVALACGFADHSAFTRSFRAVTGMSPSEHRRVAGTAWKPGRGHEDFDLLQKRHRLLS; translated from the coding sequence ATGAGAACTACAGCCACGGGGCTCCTCGGCAGCCTTTCAACCAAAGGGAGCCTCGTCGTCGACGCGCGTCTTGTCGAGCAAATCGCGGATTTCATGCATGACACCGCGTTCTTCATCAAAGATGCCTCCGGGCGCTACCTCGTGGTGAACCAGTCCCTCGTCGAGCGGCATGGCTTGGAACACAAATCACAAATGCTAGGCCGCAGACCCTGTGATGTGTGCCCCGGCGAATACGGCCGCATCCCTACGGAGCAGGACGCACATGTACTCCGCACGGGCCGGCCCATCACAGAGAGGCTGGAACTCTTCTGGCGCCGACCAAATGTCCCCGTATGGGGCCTTACTACCAAGCTGCCAATCCGGGATGGGCGAGGCCGCGTCACCGGGCTGATCGGCATCTCCAAGGACCTGACGGCACTTGTGAGCCCTGAGGAGGTGCCACGTGCCGTCGCCCAGGCCCTGCGCCACCTTGAGAGCACTTTTGACCAACCGGTGAGCCCGTCCACGCTGGCAAAACGAGCCGGCATGAGCGCAGGTCGATTCGCCCGCATCATCAAGCGAATCCATGGCGTCAGCCCCATGCAGTTGATCACCAAGACGCGCATCACCGCAGGCTCACGACTGCTGCTCGAGACGGACTCCTCGATCGCGGAGGTCGCGCTGGCGTGCGGCTTCGCCGACCATAGTGCCTTCACCCGCTCCTTCCGCGCCGTCACCGGGATGTCTCCTAGCGAACATCGTCGCGTCGCTGGTACAGCTTGGAAACCAGGACGTGGCCATGAGGATTTCGATCTGCTTCAAAAAAGACACAGATTATTGTCGTGA
- a CDS encoding CbiX/SirB N-terminal domain-containing protein — MSTALILVGHGSTLNPDSSAPTHQHADEIRRRGVFDEVACCFWKEEPSMREVFYTVKSKEIFVVPNFTSEGYFCQEVIPRELRVEGPITKRGDTNIYYCAPVGVHPSMTKLLLKRADEVAPGVPREQTALVIVGHGTSLNENSTKAIKDQVTFIREGGYGFAEVLDAYMEEAPFVAKWNEMSTAPNVVVVPFFIADGLHSYQDIPVLLGITNEPTAAASQNDVFWHNPHDLHGRKLYYSSAIGTEALMADVVLDQVSDFKTRHGLTKETAAGSNASLLKHGEALEFLLSREGGFRIGQVQVNRNDDGSWHCHHVDDAENRGGLQAFKTPEDARSIATYDDAGNFRALKTAPTLRRGWMLELSNTSELLLALDFLYPAAVGLWEHWLGNTLESVSLRETLGRQTGMYRFAKNITDEQAQQLVAEVCNPTSKCLRAISWSLDSEQPLTALPTLEQMNCNSECKRSSLPSLLCVAPCGQVISAAAERSRLSRTTSRQ, encoded by the coding sequence TTGTCCACTGCATTAATTCTCGTCGGTCACGGTTCTACGCTGAACCCTGACTCAAGCGCGCCGACGCATCAGCATGCGGATGAGATCCGCCGTCGTGGCGTGTTTGATGAAGTGGCTTGCTGTTTCTGGAAGGAAGAGCCCTCCATGCGCGAGGTGTTCTACACGGTGAAGAGTAAGGAGATCTTCGTAGTGCCGAATTTCACCAGCGAGGGCTATTTCTGCCAGGAGGTGATTCCGCGGGAACTGCGCGTTGAAGGCCCGATCACGAAGCGCGGCGATACGAATATCTACTATTGCGCACCCGTCGGTGTGCACCCCAGCATGACCAAGCTCCTGCTGAAGCGTGCGGATGAGGTGGCGCCCGGCGTACCGCGTGAGCAGACCGCGCTCGTCATCGTGGGTCATGGCACCAGCCTGAATGAAAACTCTACCAAGGCCATCAAGGACCAGGTGACTTTCATTCGCGAAGGCGGATATGGGTTTGCGGAGGTGCTCGATGCCTACATGGAAGAAGCGCCGTTTGTCGCGAAGTGGAATGAGATGAGCACCGCGCCGAACGTCGTCGTGGTGCCCTTCTTCATCGCGGATGGCCTGCACAGCTACCAGGACATTCCCGTGTTGCTTGGCATCACGAATGAACCCACGGCAGCCGCGAGCCAGAACGACGTCTTCTGGCACAATCCCCACGACCTTCACGGACGGAAGCTGTACTACAGCAGCGCCATCGGCACTGAGGCACTCATGGCGGATGTGGTCCTGGATCAGGTGAGTGACTTCAAGACGCGGCATGGGCTAACGAAGGAGACTGCTGCTGGTTCCAATGCATCCTTGCTCAAGCACGGCGAGGCACTTGAATTCCTGCTTTCGCGGGAAGGAGGCTTCCGCATTGGGCAGGTGCAAGTGAATCGGAATGATGATGGCTCATGGCACTGCCACCATGTGGACGACGCCGAGAATCGCGGTGGACTCCAAGCCTTCAAGACCCCGGAAGATGCACGCTCCATCGCGACCTACGATGACGCAGGAAACTTCCGCGCCTTGAAAACCGCCCCCACTCTGCGCCGCGGCTGGATGCTCGAACTTTCCAACACATCCGAATTGCTGCTCGCCCTGGACTTTCTCTACCCGGCAGCGGTGGGACTTTGGGAGCACTGGCTTGGGAATACCCTGGAATCCGTATCGCTCCGCGAAACGCTTGGCCGCCAGACCGGCATGTATCGCTTTGCGAAGAACATCACGGACGAGCAGGCACAGCAGCTGGTCGCAGAAGTCTGCAATCCCACCTCGAAATGCCTTCGAGCCATCAGTTGGTCACTGGACTCGGAACAGCCGCTGACCGCATTGCCAACACTAGAGCAAATGAATTGTAATAGTGAGTGTAAGAGATCGTCATTGCCATCTTTACTCTGCGTGGCTCCATGTGGCCAAGTTATCAGCGCCGCAGCAGAACGATCCCGTTTGTCCAGAACTACATCACGACAATAA
- a CDS encoding SRPBCC family protein: protein MPAHTLIRDQFVPSTLAQAWSFFSDPRNLSLITPPQLGLQVVSPNLPARIYKGLEIEYCVKALPRFSMKWLTEITHVVDHRCFIDEQRVGPYALWRHEHYFAELKEGGVQMSDRVTYRLPFQPFGELAHAAFVKPRLKFIFDYREERVRKLFSKDLPN from the coding sequence ATGCCTGCCCATACACTAATCCGTGATCAGTTCGTTCCGTCTACATTAGCTCAAGCATGGTCCTTCTTCTCTGATCCCAGAAATTTGAGCCTCATTACGCCGCCGCAGCTAGGGCTGCAGGTCGTAAGTCCAAATCTGCCTGCCAGGATCTACAAGGGGCTGGAAATAGAATATTGCGTGAAAGCGCTGCCACGCTTCTCAATGAAATGGCTGACAGAGATCACACATGTGGTCGACCACCGATGTTTCATCGATGAACAGCGCGTGGGGCCTTATGCACTCTGGCGGCATGAGCACTATTTTGCGGAGTTGAAAGAAGGCGGAGTGCAAATGTCAGATCGCGTCACCTATCGTCTACCATTCCAACCTTTTGGGGAACTGGCACACGCGGCCTTTGTGAAGCCACGTCTGAAATTCATTTTTGACTATCGGGAGGAGCGCGTAAGAAAGTTGTTCAGCAAGGATTTGCCAAATTGA
- a CDS encoding SDR family NAD(P)-dependent oxidoreductase — protein MSLKTWFITGCSSGLGQALAKKALESGNSVIATARNKSDLAGFAWSACERCRILELDVTDPESVREAIGFAGRFDVLVNNAGRGLLGAVEECEEFQIRDNFEVNFFGALNLIRACLPMFREQKSGHIFNFSAAAAISNYPGFGAYGAAKAALEALSESLRLELAPFNVRVTIVRPGPFRTDFVGRGLQAAGNHLPAYDSTSGKFARLVRSTDRRQPGNPDLAAKAILEVAASASPPLRLTLGRYANQKARRKNSELERELCDWEQVGLGVDFELPANGQAS, from the coding sequence ATGTCTCTGAAAACCTGGTTCATTACAGGCTGCTCCAGCGGCCTTGGCCAAGCTCTCGCCAAAAAGGCTCTTGAGTCTGGCAATTCTGTCATTGCGACAGCAAGGAACAAGTCCGACCTCGCTGGATTCGCCTGGTCAGCCTGTGAGCGATGCCGCATTCTGGAACTGGACGTTACAGACCCGGAGAGCGTTAGGGAAGCTATCGGTTTTGCAGGTCGATTTGACGTACTCGTCAACAACGCCGGCAGGGGGCTTCTGGGTGCGGTGGAGGAGTGCGAAGAATTCCAGATCAGGGACAACTTCGAAGTAAATTTTTTCGGAGCCCTCAATCTCATTCGGGCATGCTTGCCCATGTTTCGTGAGCAGAAGTCCGGACACATCTTCAACTTCAGTGCTGCTGCGGCGATTTCGAACTATCCGGGATTTGGCGCGTACGGGGCCGCGAAGGCCGCACTCGAGGCTCTCAGCGAGAGTTTACGATTAGAATTGGCACCGTTCAATGTACGCGTGACAATCGTGCGGCCCGGGCCCTTTCGTACTGACTTCGTTGGTCGAGGTTTGCAAGCGGCCGGGAATCACCTCCCAGCTTACGACAGTACTTCAGGCAAGTTTGCGCGATTGGTCCGTTCGACCGACCGCAGACAACCAGGAAATCCAGACCTGGCTGCCAAAGCCATCCTTGAGGTCGCTGCTTCGGCCAGTCCGCCGTTGCGCCTGACCCTAGGCAGGTACGCGAACCAAAAGGCGCGGCGTAAGAACTCAGAACTCGAAAGGGAGCTCTGTGACTGGGAGCAAGTAGGTCTGGGAGTCGACTTCGAGCTGCCAGCGAATGGCCAAGCTTCGTGA
- the crtI gene encoding phytoene desaturase family protein, translating to MAKPKRVLIIGAGPGGLATAMLLAKEGLEVTVLEKQPRVGGRTSCIEGDGYRFDLGPTFFLYPQVLQEIFQAVGKDLFTEVPMQRLDPQYRITFGAGGEINATSDIERMCSEIARLSPEDAPRFRQFMAHNRVKLEKFAPCLQTPFQGWTSLLSARLLAVLPFLKPWKSLHQELADFFHDPRLQLAFTFQSKYLGMSPFQCPSLFSILSFLEYEHGIWHPTGGCSALTENMARIARELGVKIHLDTAVEQIIFTGKRAVGVRTKHGEELADAVVVNADFAHAMSKLVAPQLRRKWSDATLSRKRYSCSTFMLYLGVEGRFENLTHHNIYVAKDYRRNLQDIEERHVLSDDPSFYVANTATTDDTMAPRGHSALYVLLPVTHQHPNVDWNKEKMRYRSLALKQLAKIGVPDIEKRIRFERIITPQDWEQKVDIYRGATFNLAHSFSQMLHLRPRNRFEEFDGMYLVGGGTHPGSGLPVIFESARISSRLLLEDLA from the coding sequence ATGGCGAAACCTAAACGCGTATTGATCATTGGAGCTGGCCCGGGGGGGCTTGCCACTGCGATGCTATTAGCAAAGGAAGGGCTTGAGGTCACGGTTTTGGAGAAGCAACCCCGTGTGGGAGGGCGCACTTCATGCATCGAAGGTGATGGTTATCGCTTCGATTTGGGGCCCACGTTCTTTCTGTATCCCCAAGTTCTGCAGGAGATCTTTCAAGCAGTCGGCAAAGACCTCTTTACCGAAGTGCCGATGCAAAGACTGGACCCGCAATACCGGATCACTTTTGGAGCCGGAGGTGAGATTAACGCTACCTCAGACATAGAACGGATGTGTTCAGAGATCGCGCGTCTGTCGCCCGAAGACGCTCCGAGATTCCGCCAATTCATGGCTCACAATCGGGTGAAGCTTGAGAAGTTCGCCCCGTGTCTGCAAACCCCTTTCCAAGGCTGGACGAGCCTTCTCAGCGCCCGTCTTCTCGCTGTCCTGCCGTTCCTGAAGCCCTGGAAGTCCCTTCATCAGGAGCTTGCGGATTTCTTTCATGACCCGCGCCTTCAACTGGCATTCACATTTCAGTCCAAGTACCTAGGGATGTCGCCCTTCCAGTGCCCAAGCCTGTTCTCCATCCTTTCCTTCCTGGAATACGAACACGGGATCTGGCACCCCACGGGTGGTTGTAGCGCCCTCACCGAGAATATGGCGAGGATCGCCCGTGAGCTTGGTGTGAAGATTCATCTCGATACCGCAGTCGAACAGATCATCTTCACAGGTAAGCGTGCTGTAGGCGTCCGCACGAAGCATGGCGAGGAACTCGCTGATGCCGTTGTGGTGAACGCGGATTTTGCTCACGCAATGTCCAAACTGGTGGCGCCACAACTTAGAAGAAAGTGGAGTGATGCTACTTTATCTCGTAAGCGGTATTCATGCTCCACTTTCATGTTGTATTTAGGAGTTGAAGGTCGCTTCGAGAATCTCACGCACCACAACATCTATGTGGCCAAGGATTACCGGCGTAACCTGCAGGATATTGAGGAGCGGCACGTGCTCTCGGACGACCCATCATTCTATGTTGCCAACACAGCTACGACTGATGACACCATGGCCCCGCGCGGCCACAGCGCCCTTTACGTCCTTCTACCCGTTACCCATCAGCATCCTAATGTAGACTGGAACAAAGAGAAGATGCGCTACCGCTCGCTTGCCCTTAAGCAACTGGCAAAAATTGGGGTTCCGGATATTGAGAAACGGATCCGCTTTGAACGGATCATCACACCTCAAGACTGGGAACAGAAGGTGGACATTTACAGAGGTGCGACCTTCAATCTCGCCCACAGTTTTTCCCAGATGTTGCACCTTCGGCCGAGAAACCGATTTGAAGAATTTGATGGGATGTATCTTGTAGGAGGTGGAACTCACCCCGGGAGCGGGCTGCCGGTAATATTTGAATCCGCCAGGATCAGCTCACGACTCCTTCTGGAGGATCTCGCGTGA
- a CDS encoding aldehyde dehydrogenase, with protein sequence MDLTKIVQSQKNFFRSGVTRPTGFRQNMLSILLEGLSAHGDDLLKAVYRDLGRSPEQTYLAEVAFVESEAAYAMKHIGRWAKPRRVPTPVLAWPARSSCQQEPYGVVLIMGPWNYPLQLILTPLVSAIAAGNCAVLKPSELSPATSEAIARLVSSIYPPEYVAVVEGDGVVAAACLKQPFQKIFFTGSTERGREVMACAADRLIPVTLELGGKSPCIVCADVPIEIAARRIVWGKFLNAGQTCTAPDFVLVDRRVKEQFLESLSRSIKEFYGEDPRRSADYSRIINRRQHERLVGYLASGETFYGGHHEASDLYISPTILTNVSENDPVLQEEIFGPILPVATFDEIAEAISYLRSRPTPLAMYLFTEDKETQDAVLREVRSGGVCVNDTLLHMMGKCLPFGGLGQSGMGMYHGKYGFECFSHQRAVMNRGFRFDSAFRYPPMKTSLTMLKKAGRFLLGR encoded by the coding sequence GTGGACCTGACAAAAATCGTTCAGAGCCAGAAAAATTTTTTCCGGTCCGGCGTTACTCGTCCGACCGGTTTCCGGCAGAACATGCTCTCGATACTGCTTGAGGGACTCTCCGCGCACGGGGACGACCTTCTAAAAGCCGTATATCGGGACCTGGGCCGTTCTCCGGAGCAGACCTACCTCGCCGAGGTGGCATTCGTGGAAAGCGAGGCAGCCTATGCCATGAAGCATATAGGCCGCTGGGCAAAGCCCAGACGGGTGCCCACTCCTGTGCTGGCGTGGCCTGCACGGTCGAGCTGCCAGCAGGAGCCATACGGCGTGGTCCTCATCATGGGGCCATGGAACTATCCACTCCAGCTTATACTCACCCCGTTGGTCAGCGCGATTGCCGCCGGAAACTGCGCAGTGCTGAAGCCTTCAGAGCTGTCACCCGCCACTTCTGAGGCCATCGCGAGGCTCGTCTCGTCCATCTACCCTCCGGAGTATGTGGCCGTCGTAGAAGGTGATGGCGTTGTGGCCGCCGCATGCCTGAAGCAACCATTCCAAAAGATCTTCTTTACGGGAAGCACCGAGCGCGGGCGCGAAGTGATGGCCTGTGCAGCTGATCGATTGATACCAGTAACTCTTGAGCTGGGCGGCAAGTCGCCTTGCATTGTTTGTGCGGACGTTCCCATCGAAATTGCGGCGCGGCGCATAGTCTGGGGGAAATTCCTTAACGCCGGCCAAACCTGCACCGCCCCGGATTTCGTCCTGGTGGACCGCCGGGTGAAAGAACAATTCCTGGAGAGCCTGAGTAGAAGCATCAAGGAATTCTACGGCGAAGATCCGCGCCGCAGCGCTGACTACTCGAGGATCATCAACCGGCGGCAGCATGAGCGGCTGGTTGGCTATCTGGCTTCAGGCGAGACCTTTTACGGCGGGCACCATGAAGCAAGTGACTTGTACATTTCCCCTACGATCCTTACGAATGTTTCCGAAAATGATCCTGTTTTGCAGGAGGAGATCTTCGGACCCATCCTTCCCGTGGCGACTTTCGACGAGATTGCGGAAGCGATATCGTACCTACGCAGCCGCCCCACTCCCTTGGCTATGTACCTGTTCACGGAGGACAAGGAAACTCAGGACGCCGTTCTCCGAGAGGTCCGCTCGGGGGGGGTTTGCGTTAACGACACACTGCTGCACATGATGGGAAAATGTCTTCCCTTCGGAGGGCTCGGACAAAGCGGGATGGGGATGTACCATGGAAAGTACGGGTTTGAGTGTTTCTCACACCAGCGGGCGGTCATGAACCGCGGATTCCGCTTCGACTCAGCGTTCCGCTACCCCCCTATGAAGACTTCGCTGACGATGTTGAAAAAGGCCGGACGCTTTCTGTTGGGACGCTGA
- the crtI gene encoding phytoene desaturase family protein: MPQRKAIVIGAGLGGISAAVSLKQEGYEVAIFEKNSQIGGKLNVHRERGYSFDLGPSILTLPHIFRRLFERSGKNLEDYIPIRTVRPHWRNFFEDGTVVDLYPEADKMAAEALKVGEPYENVERFLKYSADLYDLTNDGYFEQGLDNWREFGKHYGLWKFPQFDLFRNMHSGVASHFDTRYFRDVFDFFIKYVGSSAFRAPAFMNSMATIQFRYDLWYVDGGLYNIAVGLGRLMEELGVKVHLESAVEEVRREGGRVTGIVVGGEFHAADVVISNMEVIPAYKELLGEEGAFTRKLEKRLEPACSGLIIDLGLDRQYPQLAHHNFFFSDDQREHFRTVFEKRELPHDPTLYVVAASRTDATVAPQGCDALKILPHIPYIDDEHPLSRADYEALKDRVLEKLERMGLENLRQHVVVEHVWTPLDIREQYNSNKGSIYGVVSDRWKNLAFKAPKQSSKYPNLFFVGGSVNPGGGMPMVVLCGQNVAKKVVAWHAQC; encoded by the coding sequence ATGCCCCAGAGGAAAGCAATTGTGATCGGTGCTGGGCTCGGCGGCATTTCTGCGGCCGTATCCCTCAAGCAGGAAGGATATGAAGTAGCCATCTTCGAGAAGAACAGCCAGATCGGCGGCAAGCTCAACGTGCACAGGGAGCGCGGCTACTCTTTCGATCTTGGGCCTTCCATCCTGACGCTTCCACACATCTTTCGGAGGCTCTTCGAGAGATCGGGAAAGAATCTGGAGGATTATATACCTATCCGGACAGTAAGGCCTCACTGGAGGAACTTTTTTGAGGACGGCACAGTCGTGGATTTGTATCCGGAGGCGGACAAAATGGCAGCGGAGGCGCTAAAGGTCGGCGAACCGTACGAGAACGTGGAGCGATTTTTGAAGTATTCAGCGGACCTCTATGACCTTACGAACGATGGTTACTTCGAGCAGGGTCTCGACAATTGGCGCGAATTCGGAAAACACTATGGGCTGTGGAAATTTCCTCAGTTCGATCTGTTTCGCAACATGCACAGCGGAGTTGCGTCGCACTTCGACACCCGCTATTTCAGGGACGTTTTTGATTTTTTCATCAAGTATGTTGGCTCGTCGGCGTTCCGCGCTCCTGCCTTCATGAACTCGATGGCGACGATCCAGTTTCGCTACGACCTCTGGTATGTAGATGGAGGGCTCTACAACATCGCTGTTGGCCTGGGCCGCCTCATGGAGGAACTGGGAGTAAAGGTGCATCTGGAGTCCGCTGTAGAGGAAGTGCGCCGTGAGGGAGGCAGGGTTACCGGTATCGTGGTCGGTGGAGAATTCCATGCGGCCGATGTGGTGATTTCGAACATGGAAGTCATTCCGGCGTACAAGGAACTTCTCGGTGAAGAAGGGGCCTTCACGCGCAAACTTGAAAAACGCCTGGAGCCAGCTTGTTCAGGACTCATCATAGATCTGGGGCTGGACCGTCAATACCCTCAACTGGCTCACCACAATTTCTTCTTCAGTGATGATCAGCGCGAACATTTTCGCACGGTGTTTGAGAAACGCGAATTACCCCACGACCCCACCCTCTATGTGGTTGCTGCGTCCCGAACGGATGCAACGGTGGCCCCACAAGGATGCGACGCTCTAAAGATCTTGCCGCACATCCCCTACATCGACGACGAACACCCGCTCAGCCGAGCCGACTACGAAGCCCTCAAGGATCGGGTGCTGGAAAAGCTGGAGCGCATGGGACTTGAGAATTTGAGGCAACATGTCGTGGTCGAACATGTTTGGACACCGCTCGACATCCGCGAACAGTACAACTCGAATAAAGGTTCCATTTACGGGGTAGTGAGCGACCGCTGGAAGAATTTGGCATTCAAGGCACCAAAACAGAGCAGCAAATATCCCAATCTTTTCTTTGTGGGAGGTTCGGTTAATCCCGGGGGAGGGATGCCGATGGTAGTGCTGTGCGGACAGAATGTGGCCAAGAAGGTGGTCGCCTGGCATGCGCAATGTTGA
- a CDS encoding glycosyltransferase codes for MLILLAITLVLWSAGFALLPKLKPAHCRNGPPAGGIELSVSVIVPARNEEENLPRLLASLQHQSHALHEIIVVDDESSDRTAEIAVEFGARVVSSAPLPAGWRGKPWACHQGANVSRGNHLLFMDADTWVEANGIQRLLDAYQGGALSVGPWHAVKKLYEELSLFFNLNMVLGTVPQGLFGQVLLVDRKSYVSAGGHEVVRSFVLENVMLAQHFHKGGVPVLSMLGKGHISFRMYPHGLSELVRGWSKGFSSGAKRTPGRTLALSIAWMSALMLAPLGWIVSGEQGWSVVYLLFAAQIAWMGRLVGSFRPLASLLYPIQLLFFFGVFAMSLTKLGKTIGWKGRSFDAR; via the coding sequence ATGTTGATACTGCTCGCCATTACTCTGGTGTTGTGGTCAGCAGGATTTGCCCTTCTGCCAAAGTTGAAGCCTGCCCATTGTCGGAATGGCCCGCCCGCTGGAGGAATAGAACTTAGTGTCAGCGTCATTGTTCCTGCGCGGAATGAGGAAGAGAACTTGCCGCGTCTGCTGGCATCGCTGCAGCACCAGTCACACGCATTGCACGAGATCATCGTGGTAGATGACGAGTCAAGCGACCGAACCGCAGAGATAGCTGTAGAGTTTGGAGCAAGGGTAGTTAGCTCAGCTCCACTCCCCGCCGGATGGCGAGGCAAACCTTGGGCTTGCCATCAGGGCGCGAATGTTTCCCGCGGAAATCATCTGCTCTTCATGGATGCAGATACTTGGGTTGAAGCGAATGGAATTCAACGTTTGCTTGATGCCTACCAAGGCGGCGCATTGTCAGTGGGGCCTTGGCATGCGGTTAAGAAACTTTATGAGGAACTCTCATTGTTTTTCAACCTCAACATGGTCCTTGGCACAGTACCTCAGGGGTTGTTCGGACAAGTACTCTTGGTAGACCGCAAAAGTTACGTCAGTGCAGGAGGCCACGAGGTTGTAAGAAGTTTCGTGCTTGAAAACGTGATGCTCGCACAGCATTTCCATAAAGGGGGCGTACCGGTTCTGAGCATGCTTGGGAAGGGACATATTTCATTCCGTATGTACCCTCATGGCTTGTCAGAGCTGGTGCGAGGTTGGAGTAAAGGATTTTCCTCGGGTGCCAAACGCACGCCGGGGCGGACTCTTGCTCTTAGCATTGCCTGGATGTCGGCTCTGATGCTCGCCCCGCTAGGCTGGATAGTATCGGGAGAACAAGGTTGGAGTGTAGTCTATCTGCTGTTCGCGGCGCAGATTGCCTGGATGGGCCGACTAGTGGGCAGTTTCAGGCCACTTGCCTCGCTCCTCTATCCCATCCAACTTTTGTTTTTCTTTGGTGTCTTCGCGATGTCCCTGACAAAGCTGGGAAAGACCATAGGCTGGAAGGGGCGCAGCTTCGATGCACGTTGA
- a CDS encoding IS5 family transposase, whose translation MGAEEKAAHKNGGAQVNQGGRPRTDLGLLLEALFYRLRNAGPWRDLPEGFGPYSTIHGWHSRWAKEGLWFKILEVFTRRVRGPVRLVDGTHILVHQCAANPAGGAAAQAMGKTRGGRNTKLMALTDARGRLVNTTLIEGQAYEGRHVVNLIRTGCNLRIVGDKGFDDDKLRDTLRALGHQPCFPTKKNRKHQVRIPKKLYRTRYRVENFFCRLKGWGCTATRLDKLVQNFLSLIHFAAVIDWLRS comes from the coding sequence GTGGGAGCCGAGGAAAAAGCGGCTCACAAAAATGGTGGTGCCCAGGTAAATCAAGGCGGGCGGCCTCGCACCGACTTGGGCCTGCTACTGGAGGCCCTGTTCTATCGCCTGCGCAACGCAGGGCCCTGGCGTGACCTGCCAGAGGGGTTCGGGCCGTACTCCACCATTCACGGCTGGCACAGCCGCTGGGCCAAGGAAGGCCTTTGGTTCAAAATCCTGGAGGTCTTCACGCGCCGAGTCCGCGGTCCGGTGCGCCTGGTGGATGGCACCCACATCTTGGTGCACCAATGCGCGGCCAATCCCGCTGGCGGGGCTGCCGCACAAGCCATGGGAAAGACGCGTGGTGGACGCAACACCAAGCTCATGGCTCTGACCGATGCCCGAGGTCGATTGGTGAACACAACGCTCATTGAAGGACAGGCTTACGAAGGACGTCATGTGGTCAACCTAATCAGAACGGGATGTAATCTGCGCATCGTGGGGGACAAGGGTTTTGACGATGACAAACTTCGGGACACACTACGCGCCTTGGGTCATCAGCCGTGCTTCCCCACCAAGAAGAACCGCAAACACCAGGTGCGCATCCCCAAGAAACTGTACCGCACTCGATACCGGGTGGAGAACTTCTTCTGCCGCTTGAAGGGATGGGGCTGCACCGCCACCCGTCTTGATAAGCTCGTTCAGAACTTCCTTTCCCTTATCCACTTCGCCGCAGTGATTGACTGGCTAAGGTCTTGA